In Salarias fasciatus chromosome 20, fSalaFa1.1, whole genome shotgun sequence, a single window of DNA contains:
- the ogfr gene encoding opioid growth factor receptor yields MMEDECVCDYDSTWDTESDGDDPAGESHNRRCSQDKNKSSWGLWHHTPRNMRAAKDMQNYRRGYPNLTDDECSEDKMNNLQFYLNKFPSAPDDVYIESFLKDWRNDYKRLERVHSYIQWLFPLREPGVNYMASELTKKEIEAFKQSEDAKRRLVESYELMLGFYGICLVNKEKGEVKRAENWKERFGNLERNMHNNLRITRILKSLGELGFQHYQAPLVRFFLEETLVRKTLSSVKRSVLDYFLFAVRDKHERQELVRFAYLHFEPKDKFVWCPKKIQKQFKKAEKKSDAVGNGEEVNSRGKNKDGAHQKEDGLDNAAKTQKRTDKTPTKDRKLSGTSPEPKADAEAVENGVVEVDSNDEAVGNGNDSTDDATEMDQSASPETVASKTEPSADAKQKPDDDSKNSAQEADNNMQTDGDAEIEKPPKKKREDTEALPSNGSGGPTEEKAGGQTSPSAHTPLKTSKHSPSPSSEREEKIPRTDFNQVPEKREDEETTVEDLPAANGPLMKSENGAAEQTNGSQAEDMDMESNLLNADLSVEDS; encoded by the exons atgatggAGGACGAATGTGTTTGTGATTACGACTCGACCTGGGACACCGAGAGTGATGGAGACGACCCGGCCGGAGAGAGCCATAACCGGCGCTGCagtcaagacaaaaacaaatccagcTGGGGTTTA TGGCATCACACGCCCAGAAACATGAGGGCAGCGAAGGACATGCAGAACTACAGGAGAGGATACCCA aacctcacagatGACGAGTGCTCAGAGGACAAAATGAATAATTTGCAGTTTTATCTCAATAAATTTCCCTCTGCTCCTGATG ATGTCTACATCGAGTCGTTTCTGAAAGATTGGAGGAACGACTACAAAAGACTTGAGAGAGTTCACTCCTACATTCAGTG GCTTTTTCCACTGCGAGAGCCCGGGGTTAATTACATGGCTTCAGAACTCACCAAGAAGGAAATTGAG GCCTTCAAGCAGAGTGAAGATGCCAAAAGGAGGCTCGTGGAGTCCTACGAGCTCATGCTGGGTTTCTATGGCATCTGTTTAGTCAACAAAGAGAAGGGTGAGGTGAAGCGCGCGGAAAACTGGAAGGAGCGTTTCGGAAACCTCGAGCG GAATATGCACAACAACCTGCGGATTACTCGCATCCTGAAGAGCCTGGGCGAGCTGGGCTTCCAGCACTACCAGGCCCCGCTCGTGCGCTTCTTCCTGGAGGAGACTCTGGTCAGGAAGACCCTGAGCAGCGTGAAGCGCAGCGTGCTCGACTACTTCCTGTTCGCCGTCCGGGACAAGCACGAACGGCAGGAGCTGGTGCGCTTCGCCTACCTGCACTTTGAGCCAAAGGACAAGTTCGTGTGGTGTCCGAAAAAGATTCAGAAACAATTCAAGAAGGCAGAGAAGAAATCAGACGCTGTTGGGAACGGAGAGGAAGTCAATTCGAGAGGGAAGAACAAAGACGGCGCTCATCAGAAGGAGGACGGACTTGATAACGCCGCAAAGACTCAGAAAAGGACTGACAAGACTCCAACTAAGGACAGGAAGCTGTCCGGAACGTCGCCCGAGCCAAAAGCAGACGCCGAGGCTGTGGAAAACGGAGTCGTGGAGGTCGATTCTAACGACGAGGCTGTGGGGAACGGGAACGACTCCACAGACGACGCCACTGAGATGGATCAGTCGGCCAGTCCCGAAACTGTGGCGAGCAAAACTGAGCCCAGCGCGGACGCCAAGCAGAAGCCCGACGACGACTCGAAGAACTCCGCACAAGAAGCCGACAACAATATGCAAACGGACGGGGACGCCGAGATCGAAAAACCGCccaagaagaagagagaagacaCCGAGGCGCTGCCCAGCAACGGCTCCGGCGGGCCGACGGAGGAAAAAGCCGGCGGTCAGACGAGCCCATCGGCGCACACTCCTCTAAAGACTTCCAAACACTCGCCCTCCCCGTcgtcagagagggaggagaaaatcCCACGGACTGATTTCAATCAAGTGCCAGAAAAAAGGGAGGACGAGGAAACGACAGTGGAGGATCTTCCCGCGGCAAACGGGCCACTGATGAAAAGTGAGAATGGTGCAGCGGAGCAGACCAACGGGAGCCAGGCGGAGGACATGGATATGGAATCGAACCTTTTGAACGCCGACCTATCTGTGGAAGACTCGTGA